In Gaiellales bacterium, the DNA window AGAGGAGCCGCCGCCAGCCCCGCTCGAGCACCTCCATCGCGTCCTCGGAGAGGATGTCGTAGCGGGGCATGTCGTTGCGGAACACGGCTAGGCCGCCTTCCCGGCCGCGGGGATGCTCACGGAGAAGACGGTGTCCCCGGGCCGCGACCGCACCGACATCGCCCCGCGGTGGCCGATCACGATCCGGCGGGCGATGTCGAGGCCGAGGCCGGTGCCGTCGCCGACCTGCTTCGTCGTGAAGAACGGGTCGAAGATGCGCCCCTGCACCTCGGCCGGGATGCCGGGGCCGTCGTCGCCGATCTCGACCACGACGTCGTCGCCGACGCTCCGGGTGGTGATCGTGATCGTCCCCTTGCCGTTGCCCTCGATCGCGTCGAGCGCGTTCGTGAGCAGGTTCGTCCACACCTGGTTCAGCTCCGAGCCGTGCACGGTGACGAGCGGAAGCGAACGGTCGTAGACGCGCTCGACCTTCACCGGCTCGTGCTTGATGCGGTACTTCAGCATGGTCAGGGTGCTGTCGAGCCCGGCGTGGACGTCGACGTCCTCGACGGCGGCCCGGTCCATGTGCGTGTAATCCTTGATCGCGGCCACGAGCTCCGAGATGCGGGCGGTCGACTCGTGCAGCTCGCCGACCAGGGTGTGCGCGGTGAGCGACGCGGCCACCCATTCGAGCGCCGGGCCGGTGGCCGGCCCGGCCGCCGACTGCACCTGCTCGAGCCAGTCCTCGTCGAGGCACGCCCGCGACAGCGGCTCGGCCAGCCGCCAGCCCTCCTGGCCCATGTCGTCCAGGAGCTCGGCCAGGCGGTCTTCGCGGTCGGCCGCGGCGACGTCGCCCTCGCCTTCGCCGGCCCGCGTCAGCGCCGCCTGCTGGAGCGTCACCAGGCGGGCGGCCTCCTCGCGCTCGACCCCGCTCGAGACGAAGTGGTGGACGGTGTCCTGGAGCGTGGCCAGCGCCTCGCCGAGCTCGCTGGCGGTGCGGCGGGCGGCCGCGGCCGGGTTGTTCAGCTCGTGGGCGAGCCCCGCGGAGAGGGTGCCGAGCGCGGCCAGCTTCTCCTGCTGGCGCACGAGCGCGTCGGCGGCCTGGGCGATCGGCGCGATCAGCCGCACCGTCGTCCGCATGGCGGTCGGCGCGTCGCGCAGGAACGACTTGAAGGTGGGGATGTCCCAGGTCAGCAGGTCGACCTCGGTGACGGCGCGGCCGCTCGCGACCGGCGGGTCGCCGGTGAGCACGTTCGAGGCGCCGGCGTACGTCGGCCCCTCGCGCTGGCTCAGGATCACGTCGACGCCGTTGATGCAGCGCGACCACTCGATCCGCCCCCTGACGACGACGGAGAAGCGCTCGAGCGGCTTGCCCTCGGTGAAGAGCTCGTCGCCGATCGTGAGCCGGTCGGGCACGGCCTTGCCCGCGAAGTCCTCGAGCAGCGGCCGCTCGACGCCCTCGAACAGGTCGAGCCCCTCCAGCACCTCCACCGTGGTCATACGGCCGCTGCCAGGTACTCGTGCACGAAGTGGACGGCCATCGATCCCTCGCCGACGGCCGAGGCGACCCGCTTCATCGACTCGCTGCGGACGTCGCCGGCGACGAAGACGCCGGCCATGCTGGTCTCGAGCAGGTAGGGGTCGCGGTCGAGCCGCCAGCGCGGGCGCACGTCCTCGCGCAGCACCTCGGCGCCGGCCAGGACGAATCCGCGCGGGTCGCGGGCGATGCCGCCGGGCAGCCAGTCGGTCTGCGGCCGGGCGCCGATGAAGACGAACATCGCGGCCAGGGAGAGGTCGTCCGTCTCGCCGGTCTGCGTGTCGCGGACGGTGATCCGCTCGAGCGAGGCGTCTCCGTGCGCGGCGGCCACCTCGCCGTGCAGGCGGACGTCGATGTTGGGGGTGGCCTCGATGGTGTCGATCAGGTAGCGCGACATGCTCTTCGCGAGGCTGGCCCCGCGGTACAGGATCGTCACCCGCTGGGCGTAGCCGGCGAAGTAGATCGCGGCCTGCCCGGCCGAGTTGGCGCCGCCGACCACGACGACATGCTCGTCGCGGCACGAGACGCCCTCGCTGCGCGATCCGCCGTAGTAGACGCCGCGGCCGGCCAGCTCGTCGATCCCGGGCGCCTCGAGGCGGCGGTAGTCGACACCGGTCGAGACGATGATCGCCTTCGCGCCCAGCTGGTCGTGGCCGGCCATCTGCACGAGCCGGGCCGGGCCGCGCTCGTCGATCGCCGTCACCTCCTGGACGGTCAGGAGCTCGGCGCCGAAGCGCTGCGCCTGCGCCGTCGCCCGCCGGGCCAGGTCGGCCCCGGAGAGGCCGACAGGGAAGCCGAGGTAGTTCTCGATCCGCGAGCTCTGGCCGGCCTGCCCGCCAGGCGCCTCGCGCTCGATCAGCGCGGTGCGCAGGCCTTCGGAGGCGCCGTAGACCGCCGCGGCGAGGCCGGCCGGGCCGCCGCCGACGATCACGAGGTCGTAGAACTCGAGCTCGGCCCGTCGGCGTACGCCGGAGCGCTCCGCCAGCTCCGCCACGCTCGGGCCGTGCAGCACGCCCCCGTCGGGGAAGAGCACGAGCGGCAGCGCGGCCTCGCCGTCGGCCGCGGCGAGCAGCCGCCGGCCCTCGTCGTCGCGCTCGACGTCGAGCCACCGGTACGGCACCTGGTTCCGGGCCAGGAAGTCGCGGGCGTCGTGCGACTCACGCGACCAGCGGTGGCCGACCACCTGGATGCGGTCGGCGTCGTCCGGCGCGTCCGCCCGCCAGGCGTCGAGCAGGTCGTCGACGACCGGGTAGAGCTGCTCGTCGGGCGGGTCCCAGGGCTTCAGCAGGTAGTGGTCGAGCGAGACGCGGTTGATCGCGTCGATCGCCGCCTGGGTGTCGGCGTAGGCGGTCAGGAGCACGCGCTTCGCCTCGGGGGCGAGCCGCATGGCCTCCTCCAGGAACTCGACGCCCGACATCTCCGGCATGCGCTGGTCGGCCAGCAGCAGGGCGACCTTGGCGCCGCGCAGCTTCGACTCGCGCACGGACGTCAGGGCGTCCTCGCCGCTCTCGGCGCGAAGGACACGGTAGTCGCGCCCATAGCGGCGGCGCAGGTCGCGCTCGACCGCCCGCGCCACCGAGGGCTCGTCGTCGACGGCCAGCAGCACCGGCCGCGCCTCCTGGGTGCTCATCCGGCTCCGGCGGCCGGCGGTGACACGCTGAACGCGACCTCGTCCTCGTAGCACCAGAACCAGTCCTCGCCCGGCTCCGCGGAGCGGATGATCGGGTGGCCGCTGGCGTGCACGTGGGCGGTGGCGTGCCGGTTCGGCGACGAGTCGCAGCAGCCGATGTGGCCGCAGGTGGCGCACATCCGCAGATGCAGCCAGCGGCCGCCGATGGCCAGGCAGTCCTCACATCCCGGGATCTCGTCAGGGAGCTCGGTGCGCTCGATCCGATCGGTGTGCGTGCAGGCCTCGGCCATCGTTTCCCTCCGTCTTGCCGGAACCGGAGAGGGAAGCCTATCTGCGCAGGTGTCAGGCGAGGCGGAAGTGCGCGACGAGCCGCTCGAGGCTCTGGGCCGTCGCGGCCAGCTGCTGCGACGAGGCGCTGATCTGCTGCACCGCGGCGTTCGTCTGCTCGGCCGACGCGGACACCTGCTCGGTGGCGGCGGACGACTGCTCGGCGACGACGGCGACCTCGGAGGACGCGTGCGCGATCCGCTCGATGCGGTGCGACATGTCCTCGACGGCGACGCCGATCTGGCCGAACGCGACCCGCGTCTCGGCGACGATGGTGGCGCCCTCGTCGCTGCGGGTGGCGCCCTCGGTGACGACGCCGACCGTGCGCTTGGTCTCGACCTGGATCTCGCCGACGAGCTCGGCGATCTGCTCGGCCGCGCGGCGCGACTCCTCGGCCAGCTTGCGCACCTCCTCGGCGACGACGGCGAAGCCGCGGCCCTGCTCGCCGGCGCGGGCGGCCTCGATGGCCGCATTCAGCGCCAGCAGGTTGGTCTGGCCGGCGATGGCCGTGATCGTCTCGACGATGCCGCCGATGCGGTCGGACCGGGTGGCGAGCTCGCCGATGGCCCCGACGACCTCGGCGGAGGACTGCTTGACGACGCCCATGGCGTCGGTGGCCTGCTCGGCGGCGCCGATGCCCTCGTTGGCGACGTTGCTGGCCTGCTCGGCGGCGCCGGCGGACTCGGCGGCGAGGTCGCGTGTGGTCTGCACCATGAGCACCTGGCGCTCGGCGCCCGCGGCCACCTCCTGGACGGCGCGGGTGATGTCGTCGACGGCGCGGCTGGTCTCGCTCGACGTTGCGGTCAGCTCCTGCGAGGCGGCGCTCATCTCGGTCGCGGCGGTCGTGACCTGGGAGATGATCGCGCGCAGGGCCTCGAGCATCTCGGCGACGGCGGCGCCGAGCACGTCGCGCTCGGACGCAGGTGCGACGGTCACCGTCAGGTCGCCCTGGGCGACGCGGGTGACCGAGTCGGCCATCTCCTGGAGGTAGCGCACCATGCGTTGGAACGCGCGGGACGTCTCGCCGATCTCGTCGCGGCTCGTGCTCTCGACGTCCTGGTCGAGATCGCCCTGGGCGATGCCCTCGGCGGCGCGCAGGATCCGGCGGGTGCCGCCGGCGATGCGGCGGGTGAGGACGACGGCGAGGACCGTTGCGACCGCAACCTCGACGAGCGCGAACAGGATGACGGCCCAGCGGACGGTCGTGGCGGTGGAGTCGGCCGAGACAGCGAGGTGCCGTTCGGCCGCCCGCAGCGAGCTCTGGTAGGTGCTGAGCGTCTCGACGATGACGTCGCTCGCGTCGTCGGCCTCGTTGTTCATCACCGCGATCGCCTGGGCGTGGTGGCCGGCGGCGAGGAGCCCGAACATCCTGGTGTCGATCGCGTCGGCCTTCGCGACGGCCGCGTCGATCTTGCGCATCGCGGCACGGTCGGAGGGGCTCGTGGCGAGAGCGTTGAGCTGCTTCAGGTCGGACTCGAAGGTGGCGTGGTCGCGCTGGAAGTCCGCGACGTCCGCCTTGGTGCCGTCGAAGACCGCGCGGGTCTGGGAGAAGTGCGTGTCGCCGGCGCTGGCGCGGACGTCGTCGACCGCGATCAGGCGCGGGGTCACCGAGCGGTCGATCTGCCGCGACACGGACGTCGTCTGCGAGAGGCCCCAGCTGGCGAGGCCGCACAGGCCGAGCAGGAGGACGACGACGAGGCCGAAGCTCGCTCCGAGCTTCGAGCCGATCGATCCGGTGAGTCGCGAGAGGGAGGTGCGCATGGCACAGAGGGTGATCGGCAACTGCGGCCGCGGGATTAGCCGCTTCGCATACGCTCGCGGTCGATGCCGACCCGCTCCCGCCAGCATCTGATCT includes these proteins:
- a CDS encoding ATP-binding protein translates to MTTVEVLEGLDLFEGVERPLLEDFAGKAVPDRLTIGDELFTEGKPLERFSVVVRGRIEWSRCINGVDVILSQREGPTYAGASNVLTGDPPVASGRAVTEVDLLTWDIPTFKSFLRDAPTAMRTTVRLIAPIAQAADALVRQQEKLAALGTLSAGLAHELNNPAAAARRTASELGEALATLQDTVHHFVSSGVEREEAARLVTLQQAALTRAGEGEGDVAAADREDRLAELLDDMGQEGWRLAEPLSRACLDEDWLEQVQSAAGPATGPALEWVAASLTAHTLVGELHESTARISELVAAIKDYTHMDRAAVEDVDVHAGLDSTLTMLKYRIKHEPVKVERVYDRSLPLVTVHGSELNQVWTNLLTNALDAIEGNGKGTITITTRSVGDDVVVEIGDDGPGIPAEVQGRIFDPFFTTKQVGDGTGLGLDIARRIVIGHRGAMSVRSRPGDTVFSVSIPAAGKAA
- a CDS encoding FAD-dependent oxidoreductase — protein: MSTQEARPVLLAVDDEPSVARAVERDLRRRYGRDYRVLRAESGEDALTSVRESKLRGAKVALLLADQRMPEMSGVEFLEEAMRLAPEAKRVLLTAYADTQAAIDAINRVSLDHYLLKPWDPPDEQLYPVVDDLLDAWRADAPDDADRIQVVGHRWSRESHDARDFLARNQVPYRWLDVERDDEGRRLLAAADGEAALPLVLFPDGGVLHGPSVAELAERSGVRRRAELEFYDLVIVGGGPAGLAAAVYGASEGLRTALIEREAPGGQAGQSSRIENYLGFPVGLSGADLARRATAQAQRFGAELLTVQEVTAIDERGPARLVQMAGHDQLGAKAIIVSTGVDYRRLEAPGIDELAGRGVYYGGSRSEGVSCRDEHVVVVGGANSAGQAAIYFAGYAQRVTILYRGASLAKSMSRYLIDTIEATPNIDVRLHGEVAAAHGDASLERITVRDTQTGETDDLSLAAMFVFIGARPQTDWLPGGIARDPRGFVLAGAEVLREDVRPRWRLDRDPYLLETSMAGVFVAGDVRSESMKRVASAVGEGSMAVHFVHEYLAAAV
- a CDS encoding UBP-type zinc finger domain-containing protein — translated: MAEACTHTDRIERTELPDEIPGCEDCLAIGGRWLHLRMCATCGHIGCCDSSPNRHATAHVHASGHPIIRSAEPGEDWFWCYEDEVAFSVSPPAAGAG
- a CDS encoding methyl-accepting chemotaxis protein is translated as MRTSLSRLTGSIGSKLGASFGLVVVLLLGLCGLASWGLSQTTSVSRQIDRSVTPRLIAVDDVRASAGDTHFSQTRAVFDGTKADVADFQRDHATFESDLKQLNALATSPSDRAAMRKIDAAVAKADAIDTRMFGLLAAGHHAQAIAVMNNEADDASDVIVETLSTYQSSLRAAERHLAVSADSTATTVRWAVILFALVEVAVATVLAVVLTRRIAGGTRRILRAAEGIAQGDLDQDVESTSRDEIGETSRAFQRMVRYLQEMADSVTRVAQGDLTVTVAPASERDVLGAAVAEMLEALRAIISQVTTAATEMSAASQELTATSSETSRAVDDITRAVQEVAAGAERQVLMVQTTRDLAAESAGAAEQASNVANEGIGAAEQATDAMGVVKQSSAEVVGAIGELATRSDRIGGIVETITAIAGQTNLLALNAAIEAARAGEQGRGFAVVAEEVRKLAEESRRAAEQIAELVGEIQVETKRTVGVVTEGATRSDEGATIVAETRVAFGQIGVAVEDMSHRIERIAHASSEVAVVAEQSSAATEQVSASAEQTNAAVQQISASSQQLAATAQSLERLVAHFRLA